The following are from one region of the bacterium genome:
- the rlmD gene encoding 23S rRNA (uracil(1939)-C(5))-methyltransferase RlmD, whose amino-acid sequence MPLNLPLEPFEVEISGLSSHGEGVARYENKVIFVLGALPGEKCKIQIVSRYRKMARASIVELLQPSPARVNPPCPHYPACGGCQIQHLNYSEQLAYKQQTVSDALSHLAKLDILPTAVIAGKEFAYRNKMTFPLTVDNGRIAVGLHPRDAYQQIVPIKNCLLLEEPLQQILEPIVEAINQAFSPEDVYMLQTEQGNLRYLILRSFNGILAVGLVLREKKLDNLNQFAHLVKQLPDISTVFIHLSPDRNDYLWTEEKTEILFGEKQFPITLTLDLKEIPFSAEAESIKLFGFAGVSTFLQVNAVVAEKLYEYILHLPISGNQVAIDTYCGIGLLALGLAKRFNYVIGIDSDTSAIRFAHLAVQSQKISNIEFIAGPAEKVFRVWKKEGHFLMPEFLSQETIQRLLDLTDRIELVILDPPRSGIHPKVIKRLGELLPNDIILVSCHPATLARDLSLIIPFGYQVLSVQPFDMFPQTFHVETVAHLQKES is encoded by the coding sequence ATGCCATTAAATCTACCACTAGAACCATTTGAAGTCGAAATATCGGGATTATCTTCTCATGGAGAAGGGGTTGCCCGATATGAAAACAAGGTTATCTTCGTTCTCGGAGCACTTCCTGGAGAGAAATGCAAAATTCAAATCGTTTCCCGATATCGGAAAATGGCTCGAGCGAGTATCGTTGAACTCCTGCAACCGTCTCCAGCACGAGTTAATCCTCCTTGTCCCCATTATCCAGCTTGTGGAGGGTGCCAAATTCAGCATCTCAATTATTCTGAGCAGTTAGCGTATAAACAGCAGACGGTATCCGATGCTTTATCGCATCTTGCGAAACTAGATATTCTGCCAACCGCAGTGATTGCAGGAAAAGAGTTTGCCTATCGGAATAAAATGACGTTTCCGCTGACGGTTGATAACGGCAGAATTGCAGTCGGTTTGCATCCGCGGGATGCGTATCAACAAATCGTTCCGATCAAAAATTGTTTATTATTAGAAGAACCGCTCCAGCAGATTCTCGAACCGATAGTTGAAGCGATTAATCAAGCTTTTTCTCCCGAAGATGTTTATATGCTGCAAACCGAACAGGGTAACCTGCGGTATTTAATCCTGCGGTCGTTTAATGGAATTCTCGCTGTTGGGCTTGTTCTCCGCGAAAAGAAGCTGGATAACCTGAATCAGTTTGCCCATCTTGTTAAACAACTTCCTGATATCAGCACCGTGTTTATCCATTTGAGTCCAGACCGTAACGATTATCTCTGGACTGAAGAGAAAACTGAAATTCTGTTTGGGGAAAAACAATTCCCGATAACCCTAACCCTAGACTTAAAAGAAATACCATTCTCCGCTGAAGCAGAGTCGATCAAGCTATTTGGGTTCGCTGGAGTCTCAACATTTCTGCAGGTAAATGCCGTAGTTGCCGAGAAATTATACGAATATATTTTGCACCTGCCGATTTCAGGAAATCAGGTAGCAATAGACACCTATTGCGGAATCGGGTTATTAGCACTAGGATTGGCTAAGCGATTTAACTATGTTATTGGGATAGATTCTGATACTTCAGCAATTCGATTTGCGCATCTCGCTGTTCAATCGCAAAAGATATCAAACATCGAGTTTATCGCTGGACCTGCAGAAAAAGTGTTTCGAGTCTGGAAGAAAGAAGGGCATTTTCTAATGCCAGAGTTTTTAAGCCAAGAAACTATCCAGCGGTTGCTTGACTTGACAGACCGGATTGAATTGGTTATCCTCGACCCGCCACGGTCGGGGATTCATCCGAAAGTAATCAAACGACTCGGCGAACTGCTACCGAACGATATTATTCTGGTCTCTTGCCATCCAGCAACGTTAGCGCGAGATTTGAGTTTGATAATCCCGTTCGGATATCAGGTTCTTTCAGTTCAACCGTTTGATATGTTTCCGCAGACGTTCCATGTTGAGACCGTAGCCCATCTCCAAAAAGAATCTTAA
- a CDS encoding M55 family metallopeptidase → MKIFIATDLEGISGLCSEDQTFSSTGREYELARKYMAEDVNAAVEGALSVAQNAQVIVNDGHGRGYNMFIQDLHPAVELFSGELRQFGLDGLDKSVDLMFLIGYHAMSGSEGLLNHSMSSRTISRIWVNGKEIGEIFLSAAIAGEFGVPVGLVTGDTIAVKEAQQLLGHIETVAVKEPVARQSAKLLPVELARNRIREAAKRAVARNHQFKPFKVKPPVELKIEFILTQHAEQQMLIPGVVRHDARTLSYRGKNMLDAFRLLYF, encoded by the coding sequence ATGAAAATTTTTATTGCAACAGATCTAGAAGGTATCAGCGGGCTTTGTTCGGAAGATCAGACATTCTCTTCTACAGGAAGGGAATACGAACTTGCGCGAAAATATATGGCTGAAGATGTTAATGCCGCTGTGGAAGGCGCGTTATCTGTAGCTCAAAATGCACAGGTTATCGTCAACGACGGGCACGGTCGCGGATATAATATGTTTATCCAAGACCTTCATCCGGCAGTGGAATTGTTCAGCGGTGAACTGCGTCAGTTTGGATTAGATGGATTAGATAAATCGGTCGATTTAATGTTCTTAATCGGATACCATGCGATGTCAGGAAGTGAAGGGCTATTAAACCATTCAATGTCAAGCAGAACTATCAGCCGGATTTGGGTCAATGGAAAAGAGATTGGGGAAATTTTTCTATCTGCAGCCATAGCTGGTGAATTTGGCGTACCGGTTGGGTTGGTTACCGGAGATACAATTGCGGTTAAAGAAGCGCAACAACTCCTCGGACATATCGAGACGGTCGCTGTCAAAGAACCGGTCGCCCGGCAATCTGCAAAACTTCTCCCGGTTGAACTTGCACGGAATCGGATTCGAGAAGCTGCGAAACGAGCAGTTGCACGAAATCACCAATTTAAACCGTTTAAAGTAAAACCACCGGTTGAATTGAAAATTGAATTTATATTAACGCAACATGCAGAACAACAGATGTTAATACCTGGTGTCGTCCGGCACGATGCACGAACATTAAGTTATCGGGGAAAGAATATGCTCGATGCATTCCGGTTACTTTATTTTTAA
- a CDS encoding methylenetetrahydrofolate reductase C-terminal domain-containing protein, with translation MRAKRGRIERTVSTTFYLVERCVKEPLFKCSMCGQCIVRTTAYACAMRCPKQLRNGPCGGSMENKCEVYPERKCAWSRIYDRARLLGGLKKLECIQPAIDWSLYRTSAWYNLFTGKITVSGQRIKK, from the coding sequence ATGCGAGCGAAACGAGGGAGAATTGAACGAACGGTAAGTACGACTTTTTATCTCGTGGAACGCTGCGTTAAAGAACCACTGTTTAAATGTTCGATGTGCGGGCAGTGTATTGTTCGGACGACTGCATACGCTTGTGCGATGCGATGCCCAAAACAGTTGCGAAACGGTCCTTGCGGCGGATCAATGGAAAATAAATGCGAAGTGTATCCGGAACGGAAATGCGCCTGGTCGCGAATTTACGACCGTGCCCGATTACTCGGTGGACTTAAAAAACTTGAATGTATCCAGCCGGCAATTGATTGGTCGTTATACCGCACGTCCGCTTGGTATAATCTATTCACCGGCAAAATTACGGTGTCTGGGCAACGAATTAAGAAATAA
- a CDS encoding DUF3108 domain-containing protein gives MKKIFIFIFFLLLLLPDGYPVNEVSSPATKTIGQTFDGEELLYDISFFPIPNAAYGRFTFEKNQNGPGYIITLEARTRHLVRLLTLMRKDLYRSYVEEVDGGKRLRSYRFEKEVSYLGKTRRNITFADYSTHKLSWKSWEYGKLIKEGEQDIEPGRLLDDPLVAFYNLRYGVYGTIDFGKTITIDSIPIRNKPAEIIIHIASKETTNKERKRLVIQEERDYYLNVVLAKETFNTKSGKIKIWLSKEQGNGYGPFKPVYGIVEDVIAIGDVSGVLRIKK, from the coding sequence ATGAAAAAAATATTTATTTTTATATTTTTCTTGTTGCTTTTACTACCAGATGGATATCCGGTAAATGAAGTTTCTTCTCCCGCGACAAAGACGATTGGACAGACGTTTGATGGAGAGGAATTATTGTATGATATCAGTTTTTTCCCGATACCGAATGCTGCCTACGGAAGGTTTACTTTTGAAAAGAACCAGAATGGTCCGGGCTATATTATTACGTTGGAAGCGCGAACCCGACATCTGGTACGTCTGTTAACCCTGATGCGGAAAGATTTATATCGGTCGTATGTAGAAGAAGTTGATGGCGGGAAACGGTTACGGTCATATCGGTTTGAAAAAGAGGTATCTTATCTCGGGAAAACCCGACGGAATATAACCTTTGCCGATTATTCCACGCATAAATTAAGCTGGAAATCTTGGGAATACGGAAAATTAATTAAAGAAGGTGAACAGGATATCGAACCAGGGAGACTACTCGATGACCCATTAGTTGCATTTTATAATCTCCGATATGGCGTGTATGGAACAATAGATTTTGGAAAAACGATTACCATTGATTCTATCCCTATTCGAAATAAACCTGCAGAAATTATTATCCATATCGCTTCTAAAGAAACCACTAACAAAGAACGGAAACGGTTAGTTATCCAGGAAGAACGAGACTATTATCTCAATGTCGTGTTAGCAAAGGAAACCTTCAACACGAAATCCGGAAAAATCAAAATCTGGCTCTCGAAAGAACAAGGAAACGGATACGGACCGTTCAAACCAGTCTATGGCATCGTAGAAGATGTGATTGCGATTGGTGATGTATCGGGAGTACTGAGAATAAAAAAATAA
- a CDS encoding glycosyltransferase family 2 protein, which produces MKLSIVIPIYNEEALLPTVLERVRKLPLDKELILVDDCSSDRTWQILQEQKAKFPADTVILRHEKNQGKGASIRTGLAHVTGDIVIIQDADLEYNPEDIPAVIQPIVEGKVKVAYGSRFLGSIKKMRLPNRIANYLLAWLVSLLYGQRITDEATAYKAFTTDVIKQIPLTCTRFEFCPEVTAKVLKRGYKIIETPVSFEARTFEEGKKIGWRDFIVAVYILLKYRIKD; this is translated from the coding sequence ATGAAACTTTCTATTGTTATTCCGATTTATAATGAAGAAGCGCTCTTGCCAACCGTGTTAGAACGCGTTCGGAAACTACCGCTGGATAAAGAATTGATTTTAGTTGATGATTGTTCGAGCGACAGAACCTGGCAGATTCTCCAAGAGCAAAAAGCGAAGTTTCCAGCTGATACTGTTATTCTCCGCCATGAAAAAAATCAGGGGAAAGGAGCGAGTATTCGCACCGGATTAGCGCATGTTACCGGCGATATTGTCATCATTCAAGATGCGGATTTAGAGTATAATCCGGAAGATATTCCGGCGGTAATCCAGCCGATTGTCGAAGGAAAAGTTAAAGTTGCCTATGGCTCTCGGTTTCTTGGCAGTATCAAAAAGATGCGGTTACCGAACCGGATTGCGAATTATCTTCTCGCATGGTTAGTGAGCCTCCTTTATGGTCAACGAATTACGGATGAAGCGACCGCATATAAGGCGTTCACCACAGATGTGATTAAACAGATTCCATTGACCTGCACGCGATTCGAGTTTTGCCCGGAAGTAACGGCAAAAGTGTTAAAACGAGGATATAAGATTATCGAAACACCGGTTAGTTTTGAAGCGCGAACGTTTGAAGAAGGGAAAAAAATCGGCTGGCGAGATTTTATCGTTGCAGTATATATCCTTCTGAAATACCGAATTAAAGATTGA